AGCTTACCAAAATTTATGAGGAGTTCGTGAGTGGCAGCGCCGCGGAGGTGCTCGCGTATTTTGCTCAAAATCCAGACAAAGTCCGCGGCGAGTTCGTCGTTATCGTCTCCCCAAAGTAGCATGCACGGGGCGCGCGATATATACTATGGCCATATACAGGATAAATTTTCAAATTTTCAATATGCGTCCGCGTCCTATTTCTAACGGGATGAACCAATTTTCAAACGACGAACGTCGTCGTGTTTGGAAATTGAAAATTGGAAATTGGTAATTTCGCTTATGTCTTCCCACGCCACTCTATTTCTCATCGGCATTTTTCTTGCGGTGCTCCCGTTTCTCGGGCTTCCACGCTCCCTCGACAGTGCGTTCATCGCGGTCGCGGGGGCGGCGTGTTTCGTGATCGCTTTTGTGGTGCGGAGCGAGCGCGCGCGAGCTCTGAGAGGCGCGCTTAAGGCAGAGGGGAGAGCGGAGGTGTTTGTCGAAGCGCGTCCAAAGCGCGCTCGACGCACGCGCCCTCGCTCACTCTCCGACGTGATCGAGCCGCGCGACGTTGACCATGTGACGGCCCCTGCCGTTGCTGAGGCATGGCCCAATCCCACACCGGATCGTGTGGGGCTGGACGCGGCGCAACCACCGGGCCCCGCGTCGGTTACCGTAGGAGCCGACGCGCCAGCTATTGAGAGAGCGGATTTTCCACGCGAGCATGAACCCACCACCGTCGAGGCGAGCGTCTAATTCTCCTTTTGTTGCCGGAGCAGTACTTGCCGGCGCGCTCGCGGCCGGCTTTTTTGGTGCACCTGATGTCGCGCGCACGCGCTATGAACTTGCGGCAGCAGGAGCGGGAGCGAGTGGGGTTGCCGTCGAGGCGGCGGCCGAACCGGCGCTTGAGCCGAAGCGTGAGCCGCCGCCGATTTACCTCCCGACCCCGGAGCCCCTCAAGGCGATCTACATGAGCCAGTGCGTTGCAGGCACACCCTCATTCCGCGATCGGTTGGTGCGATTGATTGACGAGACCGAGCTTAATGCTGTGGTGATTGATGTGAAGGATTACAGCGGCGGCATCGGTTTCCCGACCTCACACCCGATGCTTACCGAGAGCGTCTCAGCGAAATGTGGCGCGCGCGATATGCGCGCATTTCTCCGTACCCTCAAAGAGAAGAACATCTATGCGGTCGCGCGCATTACGGTCTTTCAAGATCCGCACTACAGCGCGCTCCACCCCGAGCTTGCGGTCACAAAAGCGAGCGCGACGACGACGCTCTGGCGGGATAACAAAGGTCTCTCGTTTATAGACGTCGGCGCGCGTCCGTACTGGGAGTACATCGTCGCGGTCGCGAGACAGACGCATGCGCTCGGCTTTGATGAGCTCAATTTTGACTACATTCGCTATCCCTCAGACGGCCCGATGGGCGACATCTATTTCCCGTGGAGCGATGCGGCGCTCCGCGCTGACCCGGAGCGCGGCGATGCGCGGATGCTCCGCGACTTTTTCGCATACCTTCGCGAGGAACTTGTCGAGCAGGTACCCGAGGGGGAGCATGCACCGGTGCTCTCGGCTGATCTTTTCGGCATGACCACAACGAACGAGGATGATCTCAACATCGGCCAGCTCCTCGAGTACGCGCTGCCCTATTTCGACTACATTTCCCCCATGGTCTATCCGTCGCACTACCCGCGCGGCTTCCGGGGACTTGCGAATCCGGCCGCCGAACCGTATGAGGTCATTCACTACTCGATGGGGAGAGCAGTCGAGCGAGTTGTCTCGTATCGGGAGAGAGCTTCAACAACTGCTGCCGTAGCAGAGGGGAGGATACGCACGCTCCAACTCCGGCCGTGGCTCCAGGACTTTGACCTCGGCGCGATCTATACCCCCGAGCTCATCCGCGCCGAAATGCAGGCGGTCTACGACAGCGCTCTCACGAGCTGGATGCTCTGGGATCCGGCGAATCAGTATACGCGAGAGGCCTTGACAAATGAGTAAGAATTTGCTCAAATAGCAAATGGATAGAACGTCCGCAAACGACACTCCGGAGTATCGGAGCAGAGGAGGAAGGAAGATGGGGGGTTTTTATACTGATGGTGTCCCCAACGACGAAGACGTGCGTAGACAGTTGAGCGACGTTGAGAAACTCAGGATTGCCGCAATGAGGACGCATCTTTCTGTCGCAGCAGACACGAGGGAGATGTTTTCGGAGCGGCTCTCGCGGCTGCGGAATGCCTACATTATGCTCGCGGCACGACGCCAGCTACTTGAACTGCCGGAGTATGCGACATTCGTGACTTTGTATAACGACGTGCGTTCGAAGCTTGCCGCATCCCTCCATCCAGGACGTGAGTTGGTGCCCCCTCGGATCCGCGCATAGCGCGATCGCGAGCAGAAAACACTTGAAGCCCGCCCTCAAGAAGGGCGGGCGCGTGCTATACTTTTCTCATGGTACATGCGATTAATTTTAACGAAGAGCGCGTAACCCACTTTGCAAAGACCGACGCGCGCGGGAAGCACATCCCCTTCGGCATCAAGGCAAAGGACAGGACCCGGCATGTCTATGTGATTGGTAAGACCGGCATGGGAAAGTCGACCTTGCTTGAGAACATGGCGGTGCAGGATATCAAGAACGGCGAGGGGTTTGCGTTCGTTGACCCGCACGGCAAATCAGCCGACCTCCTCCTCGACTACATCCCTCCCGAGCGCGTCAAAGACGTGCTCTACTTTGCCCCCTTTGACCTTGAGTATCCCATCGCGTTTAACGTGATGGAGGACGTCGGCTACGACAAGCGGCATCTTGTGGTAAGCGGGCTCATGGCCGCGTTTAAGAAAATCTGGGTGGATGTGTGGAGCGCGCGCATGGAGTACATTCTGCAGAACACGCTCTTGGCGCTCCTCGAGTACCCGGGGGCGACTCTGCTTGATGTGAACCGCATGTATACGGACAAGCGGTTCCGCGAAAAAGTAGTGGGAAGTCACGGGAGCGTGCGCGAGGATCGCGTGGAGGGAATGGTTAAAGATCCGCTGGTGAAGTCATTCTGGCTCGATGAGTATGCGACCTACACCGACCGCTACACGCAGGAAGCAACGCCCGCGATCCAGAACAAGATCGGCCAGTTCACCGGCAACCCTCTGATCCGCAACATTGTAGGACAGAGCACGTCGA
The bacterium DNA segment above includes these coding regions:
- a CDS encoding putative glycoside hydrolase, giving the protein MNPPPSRRASNSPFVAGAVLAGALAAGFFGAPDVARTRYELAAAGAGASGVAVEAAAEPALEPKREPPPIYLPTPEPLKAIYMSQCVAGTPSFRDRLVRLIDETELNAVVIDVKDYSGGIGFPTSHPMLTESVSAKCGARDMRAFLRTLKEKNIYAVARITVFQDPHYSALHPELAVTKASATTTLWRDNKGLSFIDVGARPYWEYIVAVARQTHALGFDELNFDYIRYPSDGPMGDIYFPWSDAALRADPERGDARMLRDFFAYLREELVEQVPEGEHAPVLSADLFGMTTTNEDDLNIGQLLEYALPYFDYISPMVYPSHYPRGFRGLANPAAEPYEVIHYSMGRAVERVVSYRERASTTAAVAEGRIRTLQLRPWLQDFDLGAIYTPELIRAEMQAVYDSALTSWMLWDPANQYTREALTNE